Proteins encoded within one genomic window of Paraburkholderia sp. HP33-1:
- a CDS encoding FAD-dependent oxidoreductase: MDKDTSGNPNELSSGGSRHHQVYPTLNEAQLAILERYGELRKLKANDILYSEGDRHTGMFAILSGTIEATRRSVQGPRSLGIHGPGTFTGEVGTLAGRAAVATTRALCDCEVIVIDEESLHALVIAEAELSETIMRAYILRRVAFIQGEQVGLIVIGSTSSAPTFSLRHFLSRNGQPSAYFDTIEHAETKELLTRYGVTEADIPIVVTMQGIVLTRPSHRAVADAIGLSPDRLDGEHFELVVVGAGPAGLAAAVYAASEGLKVAVLDAKAPGGQAGTSSKIENYFGFPTGISGQALAGRGLSQCRKFGAEVGVPIEALSIDCTDTQSFHLGLDHDERVYARAVVIATGARYRKPALARLEHFEGRGVYYSATFMEGGFCKNEEVIVVGGGNSAGQAAVFLARFARHVHVVVRGEGLRASMSAYLISRINAAANITVQTRTQIVELHGESRLEAICWDRQGQIELKPIRHVFLFLGAEPNTSWLGNCVALDKDGFVLTGAEAGGNWTADRPPHDLETSRPGIFSAGDVRSGSVKRVAAAVGEGAAAIQAVHQYLARGG; this comes from the coding sequence ATGGACAAGGACACTTCAGGCAATCCCAACGAGCTGTCATCAGGCGGAAGCCGCCACCATCAGGTATACCCCACGCTGAACGAAGCGCAACTGGCGATATTGGAGCGATATGGCGAGCTGCGCAAGCTGAAAGCCAACGACATCCTCTATTCCGAAGGCGACCGGCACACGGGCATGTTCGCCATTCTTTCCGGAACGATCGAGGCCACCAGACGGTCCGTTCAAGGCCCTCGGTCTCTCGGCATACATGGCCCCGGCACTTTCACCGGCGAAGTCGGCACGCTCGCCGGCCGGGCCGCGGTGGCCACGACGCGCGCGCTGTGCGATTGCGAGGTCATCGTCATCGATGAGGAGTCGCTCCACGCGCTCGTGATTGCTGAAGCAGAGTTAAGCGAAACCATCATGCGCGCCTATATCCTGCGCCGGGTCGCTTTCATCCAGGGTGAACAAGTAGGCTTGATAGTGATCGGCAGTACGTCCTCAGCCCCTACGTTTAGCCTGCGCCACTTTCTGAGCCGAAACGGTCAACCCTCGGCCTACTTCGATACTATCGAGCACGCCGAGACAAAAGAACTCCTGACACGCTATGGCGTAACGGAAGCCGATATTCCGATTGTGGTCACGATGCAAGGCATCGTGCTGACGCGACCCAGCCACAGGGCCGTCGCAGACGCAATCGGCCTGAGTCCCGACCGGCTCGATGGCGAGCACTTCGAGCTCGTCGTGGTGGGTGCGGGGCCGGCCGGGCTGGCAGCCGCGGTGTACGCTGCATCAGAGGGATTGAAGGTGGCGGTTCTGGACGCCAAGGCCCCGGGAGGTCAGGCCGGCACCAGTTCGAAGATCGAAAATTACTTTGGTTTTCCGACTGGCATATCCGGGCAGGCGCTAGCCGGTCGCGGCCTGTCTCAATGCCGCAAGTTCGGCGCAGAGGTCGGCGTGCCCATCGAGGCACTGTCGATCGACTGTACGGACACCCAATCGTTTCACCTTGGCCTCGATCATGACGAGCGCGTTTATGCTCGCGCTGTCGTCATTGCCACCGGTGCGCGCTATCGGAAGCCGGCGCTTGCCCGTCTCGAGCATTTTGAAGGTCGCGGTGTCTACTACAGTGCGACATTCATGGAGGGCGGGTTCTGCAAAAACGAAGAGGTGATCGTGGTGGGCGGCGGGAATTCGGCCGGACAGGCTGCGGTATTCCTCGCGAGGTTCGCGCGTCATGTCCACGTCGTCGTTCGTGGCGAAGGACTCCGTGCAAGCATGTCGGCGTATCTGATCAGCCGGATCAACGCGGCGGCCAATATCACGGTTCAGACGAGAACACAAATCGTCGAGTTACACGGCGAGTCGAGACTCGAGGCAATATGCTGGGACCGGCAGGGGCAGATCGAACTCAAGCCCATTCGGCACGTTTTCCTTTTTCTGGGCGCGGAGCCCAATACCTCGTGGCTTGGTAATTGTGTCGCCCTGGACAAGGATGGGTTCGTGCTAACAGGAGCCGAGGCCGGCGGGAACTGGACAGCAGATCGGCCGCCGCATGATCTCGAGACCAGCCGGCCCGGCATCTTTTCGGCCGGCGATGTGCGCAGCGGTTCCGTCAAGCGAGTAGCGGCGGCCGTGGGCGAAGGGGCAGCCGCCATTCAGGCAGTTCACCAATATCTTGCTCGCGGTGGGTGA